Sequence from the Nymphalis io chromosome 14, ilAglIoxx1.1, whole genome shotgun sequence genome:
ATGAATTGGTTCGAAAAGATGTCagaaaaagaaatatgtaaaaGAATTAATCAACCTGGAGCTGACCAACATGTTGCTGGACTTAAAGCATTTATGGAAAATAATAAGCTTAATCAGAAATCAAAACTATGATATCccagaaataaaatacaaaagatttttataaCTGTTATTTTGGCATAAAATGAATTGTAAAATAGAGTTGTTGCTGATACTAGAGTATTATATGGAAagtggtataaaatataaacaacatatATCGTTACGAATCAcaggttttcttttatttcaataactaaAACGAAATGCAAAGAATTTTCCAACTTTACACTCCAGTAACGTCTAGGGCTACCATATGGATAACTTTATGAGAAATTATTGATTACAAAAAACGTTACACATTAAACATTTCCTATAAGTCTTATAAGGTTTCTCGTGTCGCCCGTCGCACTCAGAACATTAATAGCACTTATTATATCGATTAAAGTACACAATACTATACCGAATCTTCCACATGTTGTCCATCCATACACAACACATTTCTAATGCGCGCAATCATACAAACATTTATGGAGACTATGTTCGACGCGAACTTATCAAGTCACTTGTCAAAATTTTGAAGGATAGTGTTTGTATTTGGGCGTTACTGACGTATGTTGCACGTTAGTCTTATTTTTAGGGCAAGAGCAGCCTGGATTAGCCGTCCTCCTTCGGCGGCGTGAACCAACCTGAACAAAATAATAGTATGTTGTAAGCAGTTAAGATATTTTCtgtttgattatattttgtgtCACTTATAAGTCCAACAACTATatgattgattatattaaacaaaaccaatatcacacagtatatataattattagtaaattaattgTGTACCATTTTTCTCATGTATTTGCACCAGGCATTTAAAGCTCTGCTGTGCGCGCGCCAGACTATACGGTGACTGTGAGACCACCTTAGTCGCTCCAAACTGGATCCTCGCTTTTCCCTTCACAAGAGTAGCAGCTATCTGCATAATAACAGCCTCCACTGTGTATGCTGAGGACCAGCCTTGTTTGGTTAGTAACTCCATGCATATTGCACCACCAACGAGAACATAGCCacctgaaatataaataaaaaaaaatagaaacagtACAAATCACTTTATAGCAAAGCATATTAGgcattttaataagaaataacaaaGAAACTTAAGAGAACTTCAACTTTTAGCAGATTTTTACTGAAAAAGTCCGAGGCCTTCCAAATCCAATATTACATGtaatctacatattatattgtaattcatTTACTCCTAAGAAACAACAACTAGATATATACAAAGTTTCTAGTTTTCTTTTCTATTCAATTTCTTGTCCAAAGACATCAGCGCAAAAATTACGTTCCATCTTATATAAGGTTGGTTTtaactttctttatttataaaaaaaatattgacagaaTTTCTATGAGAATTTGCTTAAACGGTACAAACCCTTAATAAGGAGTGTTGActtgataaacatttttttaaagtaaataatatatattttaaactgtttATGACAAAGAATTTTCAATacccaatatttataatatatattatatctttatggTGACTCTATATGGCTATGGAACCTCACCTGATATAATAGGATATACAACACGTACAAACGGCGGCTCGAAGGGATATGTCTCTTTGAACATGATGTTCAACAGGATAGAGTCCTTGCCCTCTTTCTCCTTGAGCAGGAGCAGATCATTGTGAAGCGGACTGTCAGGATCTACCGATCGCAGTCTTATGTTCCACTCATAAAGTGAATCATTAACTAACTCTGAGAAAACAAACAACTAATTTGCATTAGAATATTTTTCTcctcttaatataattattttataatgttaccaACATTGTTAAAACAATAGTACATTACtgtgtatcaaataaaattatttataaggacCTCAAGttcactattttatattaatttaataaaacatttttagatttaacatataaaatctTACCTAtagaatacatattatttttaaaggaatGCGAGCGGTATATATCGCGCAGTTCCTTCATTAGACGGTCAGTCGCCTGAAGACTGCCGGACACGCTACCTGATAGATAATCTTGCCTCTGGTTTTGCCTTAATCGTTCTAGTGTCGCTAAATGTTCCGTTTCCATGTCATCCTgaaaagtatattgttttagtaaatcaaattcaaaatatgtaTACTTCATTAAGTACACTCTGACAAAcgctttttaatatacatatcacAAGATTTAGTTTAGTGTAAAGCTAAATTAATTTGCTTGATTCTGAACAATATGGATCGTTTCTCCCTATTCCATTCTTTCAATTTACACTGAAATAGTTAGTTTTAGTAACAGTttctaaatataactttatttaaatattttcatgaacCCAAATGATTTCACATAAAATTACCAATTCAATTCATACTTACATGCAAAAGTAACTTTGTAGATCTGTTACGGTTTCACGaataaaccactgaactgatttagAAGacttggtatgaagcaagcttgtaTTCTAAGGAATGTCATAGGCAAGCTCATTCCTAACACCTGTCCTCCCCCCTAACATGCGGGTGAAGCCCCAGgtgaacattaatattatttaacttaaaatttacaGTCAATACATACTTTGTTGCTACGACCAGCATCATCAACCATCTCAAGTGGCAAGTCATCCTCTCCCTCTGATTCATCCTCCTCAGCAGCCATTTCCTCGTCTTCCTCTGTGCCTGATTCCGCACCATTAGAGGTTACGCTCGGTACTCTGtgaaaataataacatcttATTATTCATGTGAAACATTGTATTCTCTTATCTGCTGTTAAACAAATAGTTGTGcacttgttatttaatataattatttacaatacaaattacACTATAGTTAAACTTTCGCGTTTCGGTTCTTCGCCGAGTTTAAACGAGTCACCGCGTGACGTTTCGTGGCAACACGCTgacatgttttaaataaaagatgtaaAACCTCGtcaagaatataatatacctacttaATAAAGCTTTAACAATGACTGACTGACATAATTACGTACAATCCATACCCTAAAGTGGTGGGTATAGaagtatacaattttgtattCCCCCAAGTACCCCCGGTTTTGATTTTCTATAGAAATCTACTAGTTCGTAGTTTTTGAAGCtagaaatatgaaaaatatgttatttaaacttCTGTGTTACAATAAATGCCATTTTGAAATTAATCACCTCAAAAGGTGAGAAGGACcaaaacgatttaaaaacattttggaataactgaatatattatgaattaatatatttataaaaacaattgagAGCAAAGACATAAAAAAGTctggtttaaatattaaatgtttaaaaacttttttttgtttcatgaaTTAGTGACGTTAATATGTACGGTGTCACCGTATATATTAACCTAAAAAGTATAAGCTATCATGAagcactttttaattaattaatttttagtttaagtcAACTCAGTATTTCCTTTATGCAGAGACGGTAATTAGACtagatgtaaaaaatatgtcaaaccTTTGCTGCGGTGCTGGATGGACGGGAAGCGACAAAGAATCCAAGTCTGGTGGTTCTGGAACGCCATGTAATTTGCATAGTTCTCTCAGCAAAATCCCGACCtgtttaaaaagaataatttaaaaattaatgacattagttcttcaaatataaaaaatcaaaatatcaaaGTGAActgagtatttaaaaaaaacagcaaatTTCGAACGCGGCGTTTTTACTTAACAGGTCCCAACAACCGATGATGCATAATTGACAGAAACAAGTATTCACACGGAATACGACCGGATTTTCAGAAACACTAGTGTTACGCTGTCAACTTCCTAATTccttgctactgagaattacttcagataaaaaaaaattatccttcattatcagtaaacaaaaactttttttttaaatattattaaaaaaatgtatgtttttttaaaaaaaatattacgattgaccgttattttttaaggaattactaacaTTCCAATTTACCCTTCCAtttaaagcttgtgttaggagtggggacgatTACAGCTAAGGGGTCAGGATCGAGCCTGTGAATTTTACATCGCTAGTTGTCCCGTTCCATTGCGATATAGATATGCAACATAGATACAGAGGCTTATAATGTTAATctttcccaaaaaaaaaaaaacataatccgCTGTCGAAAGACCATGGCCTGCAggaattaatttttcaaatttacattAGTAATTGaactaatatttttgtattacgatgtttataaattatctttattttaatttcaaaagaacAAGCAATGTGTTACAAAAAATcatgtattgaatttaatacgttgatgaaagataaatataatagaatgcaTAAAGTAAAGTTTTACAACATCTTATCTTAATTAGAACAATAACCGAGCAATCGACTCGATACTAAAGattttttcaattcatttaCCAATTATTTATCTCTTGAGAAATTAACTTGATTGATCGATCTATTATAGttttagacatattttattttaaaaaaaaattatatctcaaATTACCTGATTTATAACATGATTATCCCTGCCCTGTGTATTGCTCAGGATCTGAACAGCGTTTGTCACAATGGGGTCTTCACTGTCTGCGAACCACACGGGTGGTGTGTTTGGGTATGTTtcctgtaaaaatataattaaaagaaaaataaggaTAGGAAAATAATTCCCGTATAGAAAATTCCCCCCTATTAATATAAGcagcgcatataaaaaaaaatcaatagtttTTCGGAAAAGTACTCAACCTGCATAATTAACACACTATGGCCATTGGCAACAAtcgcgtaaaataaaaaatttgctAAACCAATAAATTTCGTATTTTCTTTTTAGTAACTCAAGATGTCTTACGTAGAACGTGTTTTTTTGTGGAGTgctcaattataaaataaacgggAATCAATAGAAATATGCTTATATATAGTGGAGGAAACTAGAATAGAACTGTCAATTTGACCAATTGCAAAACGCAGCTGTATATGTCGACCTTTTTTCACCATTTACTAAAAACtgctttctatataatattttttagaggTTACAATATCATGTGTGATCTTTAATTTATCTTAGTGGAGCTGTATAAAGATCATATTGCATAGGTACAGTTAGATTAAACAATTACATTaacgttatattaaaattcgaaACATTTTGCATTAGGGTTCCGTGGTCATGTAAAATTATTTGCGCAGTCACGTAATACGTTTTTGACATGTGCGCAATTGCgtgattattattgttaaacgaAGGAGGTTGGTTGGTCCaactatatacattttaaagagGTAGATTGGACAACTTCATAGGAATTATTAAGGTACATGTTTAATATGGTTAATAATATCCAGAAAtgcatttttaacaaaaaaataaatgatttgaaaCTTTTGATACCAAAATGTATgacgaaattaattaatttaagtcaaAGCATCGATAGACTTCCATAAAGTTAAAAGTCATTAAAGTTAACTCATTAAAATACTCTAatgtttgaattatattatctatcaatacctattataaaacaaagtcccccgctgcgtttgtctgtctgtttgaacgcgataaacattaaaattaccgAACGGATTTTAATACGGGTATCATACGGGATGGAGAGACTTATGAGAAAGGTTCAGTTGTCATATTcagtattttagttttatataaattgcctGAAATATGGTTGTTGAAGACGAAGGAAAAAAAcatgccgactgggagctttactgactTGCAACGCGTCAACCaatgtagtaataatattacGACTTAACATTTAATGTAGACACTTattttacccgtgcgaagccaggaCGTGTAGCTGTTGgagaatagtttatttaattccactccaatgaattaaatatttaacatttacgtACAAGTTTCTAACCAACCTTCAGAAGAAAGTTAGGATTTTTTAAGTATTCATAACAAGACTAATGGGTTCAGAGAAACCGGGCTTTTTGTGCATGTtccaattatatatactattatgtcACTGTAGAAGCTTTCTACAGTGACATAATGGCCTATATGTAAAAGAAAGATGTCAGGAACAGATGTTATACTTGACCTACTGAACAACAATGAAATCTCATAGGCTGAATGGATAAAGTTAACATGTCATAAAATCTACTGTGAAAAGGCATAggcttcttaaaaaaatattaaagaaatatatatgtatgtgaatcttaaccgatgttcgtgggttcaagccccggcaagcaccgctgaattttaatgtgcttaatttgtgattataattcatctcgcacttgacggtgaaggagaacatcatgagaaaacctggatgtgtctaatttcattgaaattctgccacacatGTATTCccccaacccacattggagcagcgtggtggaaaaagctccaaaccttctcctcaaaaagggagaggagagcttagcacagcagtgggacattcacaggctgttactgttgtacatatataaaaaatcaatatttacattttaagagTAAACGAAGTAATCCAtctaatataattcataaaaagaaaatatacatattatctcataaaaatataataattagatgaaataaaataaaacaaataaatataaccatatgcataacagtaaaataaaatgaaaaggaAGTTAACACAAAATAACATGAAAAGCTTAGTGGTCCTTGCGGGTTCAACTGCCAATCACTGAGTCAACTTAGCTCtcaaaaatttaagttttttatatattaaaacctaGCCTTTCTAAATGTTAACCAAGGTAGTGTTttgcaatgaaattaaataaaaatattttaatggattgttttgtaaaattattaattaaatatgaagttTAACTAACTTTGTATTACCTGCAAGAAGTATTCTCTAaagattatatgttttaaagttttttctattttttttttattcaaggcCAGTATTTCTGTTTTGCATGTAGAATAAGATTAATTCAGATTCTTTTTTACAATACTTTTGTgttcaatttgttttaataattatatttttagagaaatttaactaaaataatgatttacttGCTTTAGTTTCCTTTTTTAACTGcacattttaataagaaattttaacattgAACCTTAAGTCCTAATTAAGACTAATCCTTtactaacattttaataaatataccttaATAGCAAGCAAGCACATTTTCCATCATAGCAAGTAACTTATTTCAATCCAATCCAATAAATACTCACTTTATATAAGAAcggaaatttatattattccacTTGGACTCTTCATGAtgaaacacatttaaaaattaacgcaGACAATTCTACAGAGAATGAAGTAATTCCCAATTCTATGGTTAAGATAATTACTTCAATTCTTACAAATGGATTGAAATACTTTTAACTTCAacaaaatttatgttatatataattcaaaacagtaaatataatataaaatggaaaCAAATACATGATTAACAAtgcagaaaattaaatatttaatattgtatattataattctcTATATATCTAggaaaatgatttaataagtCTATAAGCTTTTAGTACTTACAGGCTTACTTATAGTTTTTGGTTATTATCCATCAAAATCCAACCCAAGAACAATTTGTTTATGCGTAATATATATGgctatttataattgaaattaaaaactactttcTCACTTAATTAATATGTTGATATTTTGTAAATCTCTACAGATATTGTTTCTATTTACTAAAGGTATTCTATATTACAGGTGGTGGTAGGTATTATAGGTGATTTATTTGAACATAATCATGAACAGTCTTAAGTTATTACACTttgtaaatctaaataaatacatgtttgACTATAACAATTTGTTGGTTAAATAAACATTgacaataagttaaataaatattgacaataaacaaaaagttgAATTACTGATATTGATTTTACAATAAGAACTTGGACGAaggtaaaaaattgtaaataaaggcATAGTTATCACAAAAACCAGGTAGCCAGCATGACTAAGAGTCTTTGTCCCAAAATCGCGCATCAATACcgttatttaaacaaaacagaTGTTACCCTCAATAAATATAGCTGTAAAGTCTCAACTTACACGAATAGAGTACTGAAATCTGAGTAATCGATACGATGATTCGTCATGGACCCGTAAAATCATCTAAGTAAAATGTCATAATATGATGAAAAACATGCGCGTAAAGCGAAAACATAGCTAAGTGTAAAACGTAAATAAACAAGCTCGTTACTTTTCAGTATTTTGTGAAACGAAACACGCGTTATAATCAATTTCAATAGGAAAATAATCACTTCCGTAAACCTTTTGTTGACAGCCCTGCCCTCATAAACACGACCCTTTGTCCTAACAACGATAATCAATACGAGCTATCATTCATTTCACTTTCTCATTTTTACCACGAAGAAAAATTCTATCAAAGAAGTTAGTGTACTCACCGTGATATTTGCATGTATTTCATATTTCTTTCCATTTTTGCCAACGAATCTGCAGGTCAGTTCGTCGACACTAGCTGACATTATCTGAAACCGCTCATGGTTTTTTGGAAACACTTGTTCTAGAGTCTTTATTTCTAACTTAAGGGTATTTAAGCAAGCCATTAGTGTATTGAAACactaatttttaaactaaataactatTTGCCACAttagaatacataaaaatagttttacgtTCACTCCGAACCAAGCAAAATGGCGGAGCGCAATGGCGGACAtctacaaatacaaatattgacGACAGAGGGcgcttaaaaaataacatttatcttCCTTCTCATTTTCTTTATACATAGTAATGTTGTCTTATTAAATCTTGAAATATAAACTGTTGTAACGTTAAATTTACtaaatacttattacaaaacaaaggtATATCGTATAGTAATCGTAAAATAATTGTGAAATATCTATTCTGTTAAGAATAAAgtgtagtaatttttattttaaaacctaaTGTCCCCATtctatctttaataatatttttttctttctagtatatatattaaaaaagcattCACACTAGAAAACATTTAATTCTACATATCTTTTTGATTTTCactaatactgtttttttttcttttttaaaaattaatgaaaaaacatgttaaaatacactaaactttatttacattgtttttttttttgttcacaaTTTAGTCAAATAtctgtaataaatatgataaatattaatatagtacaaagataaatattaatcacaatATTTCTGAAGTGGCGTGCAGAGCAGACGTGtcgacaaattattttaactatttaaattattcagcaAGAGAAAAACATCTCTCATCCTACATAATAAAATCGCAAACGGCACGAGCGACGACGAGCTCATAATTTTTAGTCCTCTACGCACAACGTCATACGTAAGTTACACAGAACAACATAAGTGTAGTAAGATCTCCGACTAGAAGTGCCACAAGCGTAGTACGGAGTGACACAACCGAACCGTATTAAAGTGAATTCGAAAGAAGAATTTTCGAGCGCAACTAAAACAACATTTCGCAGCACACGGAAGCATGATGAACAGGATGACCATATAAGGGATGAATTGAGTAAAATACGGCAGCAAATGTCTAATATTATGTCaacattaacattaataagtaaCAGTCAAAAAGACTTCATCGAAAAAATCACGGATGATATAACTGTAATTAAAACACAAGTAAGTGATATAAAGTCGACTATTGAGTCTCTTACAATAGAACAAGATATGATTAAAACTGACCTAAcgtgcttattaaataaaaatataactctagAGAGTAAAATAGAAAACCTTCGATCTTTGGGTGAAAAATCCGATGCAACTTTAGAAAAAGATTCTTACAATATCagtgaaaatataataacaggAATTAATGAACGAGAATtaagaagtaaaaatataatcctggttgaaatccctcaaaactgaccatgctggaaggactgctcatgcttttgctctcacacatgacttgactcaactggttgatcagcccaccaggatcccagacatt
This genomic interval carries:
- the LOC126773268 gene encoding ubiquitin-conjugating enzyme E2 Q2 — its product is MACLNTLKLEIKTLEQVFPKNHERFQIMSASVDELTCRFVGKNGKKYEIHANITETYPNTPPVWFADSEDPIVTNAVQILSNTQGRDNHVINQVGILLRELCKLHGVPEPPDLDSLSLPVHPAPQQRVPSVTSNGAESGTEEDEEMAAEEDESEGEDDLPLEMVDDAGRSNKDDMETEHLATLERLRQNQRQDYLSGSVSGSLQATDRLMKELRDIYRSHSFKNNMYSIELVNDSLYEWNIRLRSVDPDSPLHNDLLLLKEKEGKDSILLNIMFKETYPFEPPFVRVVYPIISGGYVLVGGAICMELLTKQGWSSAYTVEAVIMQIAATLVKGKARIQFGATKVVSQSPYSLARAQQSFKCLVQIHEKNGWFTPPKEDG